A window from Cryobacterium sp. SO1 encodes these proteins:
- a CDS encoding glycoside hydrolase family 65 protein: protein MTDTANDNTPDPWLLRFDGFDPAAEGHREALCTLGNGYWGTRGAAPEARTDAVHYPGTYLAGVYNPLSTEVHLGEAVGDTAAAGAAVVEPGIRTPFQPVPGSPAAEFPGAHVRDDEHMVNAPNWLPLWFRTGGGGPGSSSVGDFAAPDTGWFHPETAELIDYRQELDLRRGLLTRLIRFRDTRGHVTRVQSRRFVSQAAPHVAVLETTFVAEDWSGPLTVRSAIDGRVANRNVAADRQLAHLHLMPRTARELNQDSVLLEVETTRSGIHIAMAARTRVYAGGVPLEPERRFLTDSSRWVAHEFDLTLEQGVPVRVEKVVVVSTSRDRAVVSPPMAVATWLGRTPDPAELLAAHEREWQILWDEFAVHLHSGARQSLALNLNTFHVLQTVAAVDADLDAGVPARGLHGEGYRGHVFWDEMFVYPVLTLRRPDLSRALLGYRYRRLGEARAAAHAAGFRGARFPWQSGIDGRDVTPTELFNPRTNRWMPDHSGLQHHVGLAIAYSVWGYYQATGDVEYLIEQGAELLLEIARFFASLTEYDDAADRFDIPGTMGPDEFHDSLPGHPGEGVRTSAYTNVMVAWVMRRAVDTIALLEGRSCRPLWNRVRLGPDEVDTWERIGRRLRLVFHTDGVISQFDGYEALPELDWEHYRTTYGTEDHSLGRLDLILNAEGDSTNNYRVAKQADVLMLLYLFSAEELRELIEELGYSLSPDLIRRTVEFYRTRSTHGSTLSNVVHSWVDARADRERSWAALCLALDSDLGDIQGGTTHEGIHLGAMAGSLDMVVRCYTGLEIRDNMLWLHPALPTELPKIVFSINYREQPINLEVTPTNLRLQLPSGGATPIRVRVEGREAQLYPGQTHDFLLSPS from the coding sequence GTGACCGACACGGCGAACGACAACACACCGGACCCGTGGCTGCTGCGCTTCGACGGGTTCGACCCGGCCGCCGAGGGGCATCGTGAAGCGCTGTGCACCCTGGGCAACGGCTACTGGGGCACCCGCGGCGCCGCCCCTGAGGCGCGCACGGATGCCGTGCACTACCCGGGCACCTACCTCGCCGGGGTCTACAACCCGCTGAGCACCGAGGTCCACCTCGGTGAAGCCGTCGGCGACACCGCGGCTGCAGGAGCGGCCGTGGTCGAGCCCGGCATCCGCACCCCGTTCCAGCCGGTGCCGGGGTCCCCGGCGGCGGAGTTCCCCGGCGCGCATGTGCGCGACGACGAACACATGGTGAACGCCCCCAACTGGCTGCCGCTCTGGTTCCGCACCGGCGGCGGCGGCCCCGGCAGCAGCAGTGTGGGCGACTTCGCCGCCCCCGACACCGGCTGGTTCCACCCGGAGACCGCCGAGCTGATCGACTACCGCCAGGAGCTCGACCTCCGCCGCGGTCTGCTCACCCGGCTGATCCGGTTCCGCGACACGCGCGGCCACGTCACCCGGGTGCAGAGCCGGCGGTTCGTCTCCCAGGCGGCGCCGCACGTCGCGGTGCTGGAAACCACCTTCGTCGCCGAGGACTGGTCCGGCCCGCTCACCGTGCGGTCGGCCATCGACGGCCGGGTCGCCAACCGCAACGTGGCCGCCGACAGGCAGCTGGCCCATCTGCACCTGATGCCCCGCACGGCCAGGGAACTGAACCAGGACTCGGTGCTGCTCGAGGTCGAGACCACCCGGTCCGGCATCCACATCGCCATGGCCGCCCGCACCCGCGTCTACGCCGGCGGTGTGCCGCTCGAGCCCGAACGGCGCTTCCTCACCGACTCCAGCCGCTGGGTCGCCCACGAATTCGACCTCACCCTCGAGCAGGGCGTCCCCGTGCGGGTGGAGAAGGTCGTCGTGGTGAGCACCTCCAGGGACCGCGCCGTGGTCTCCCCACCGATGGCGGTGGCCACCTGGCTGGGCCGCACCCCGGACCCGGCCGAGCTGCTCGCCGCGCACGAGCGGGAATGGCAGATCCTCTGGGACGAATTCGCGGTACACCTGCACAGCGGGGCGCGGCAGTCACTGGCGCTCAATCTCAACACCTTCCACGTCTTGCAGACCGTCGCCGCGGTGGACGCCGACCTCGACGCCGGCGTCCCGGCGCGGGGCCTGCACGGCGAGGGGTACCGCGGCCACGTCTTCTGGGACGAGATGTTCGTCTACCCGGTGCTCACCCTGCGCCGCCCCGACCTGAGCCGGGCGCTGCTGGGCTACCGCTACCGCCGGTTGGGCGAGGCCAGGGCCGCCGCGCACGCCGCCGGCTTCCGGGGCGCCAGGTTCCCCTGGCAGAGCGGCATCGACGGGCGCGACGTCACCCCCACCGAACTGTTCAACCCGCGCACCAACCGATGGATGCCCGACCACTCCGGCTTGCAGCACCACGTGGGCCTGGCGATCGCCTACAGCGTCTGGGGCTACTACCAGGCCACCGGCGACGTCGAATACCTGATCGAGCAGGGCGCCGAGCTGCTGCTCGAGATCGCCAGGTTCTTCGCCTCGCTCACCGAGTACGACGACGCCGCCGACCGGTTCGACATCCCCGGCACGATGGGGCCGGACGAGTTCCACGACAGCCTGCCCGGCCACCCGGGCGAAGGGGTGCGCACCAGCGCCTACACGAATGTCATGGTCGCCTGGGTGATGCGCCGCGCCGTCGACACGATCGCCCTGCTCGAGGGCCGCTCCTGCCGGCCGCTCTGGAACCGGGTGCGGCTGGGGCCGGACGAGGTGGACACCTGGGAGAGGATCGGCCGACGGCTGCGACTGGTCTTCCACACCGACGGGGTGATCAGCCAGTTCGACGGTTACGAGGCCCTGCCCGAGCTGGACTGGGAGCACTACCGCACCACCTATGGCACCGAGGACCACTCGCTGGGCCGCCTGGACCTGATCCTGAACGCCGAGGGCGACAGCACCAACAACTACAGGGTCGCCAAACAGGCCGACGTGCTGATGCTGCTGTACCTGTTCTCCGCCGAGGAACTGCGCGAGCTGATCGAGGAGCTGGGCTATTCGCTCTCCCCCGACCTGATCCGCCGCACCGTCGAGTTCTATCGCACCCGGTCGACGCACGGCTCCACCTTGAGCAACGTGGTGCATTCCTGGGTGGATGCCCGCGCCGACCGGGAACGGTCCTGGGCGGCGCTCTGCCTGGCCCTGGACAGCGACCTCGGCGACATCCAGGGCGGCACCACGCACGAGGGAATCCACCTCGGCGCGATGGCGGGCTCGCTCGACATGGTCGTGCGCTGCTACACGGGCCTGGAGATCCGCGACAACATGCTCTGGCTGCACCCCGCGCTGCCGACCGAACTGCCGAAGATCGTCTTCAGCATCAACTACCGCGAGCAACCGATCAACCTCGAGGTCACCCCGACCAATCTGCGGCTGCAGCTGCCCAGCGGCGGGGCCACGCCCATCCGGGTGCGCGTCGAGGGCCGTGAGGCGCAGCTCTACCCGGGGCAGACCCACGATTTCCTGCTCAGCCCGTCGTGA
- a CDS encoding amino acid ABC transporter permease — protein MIHGAITGTIPLALSSFAIGLVLALALALMRLSRRRWLSSIARVYISVVRGTPLLVQLFVIFYGLPSLGVVIDPWPSAIIAFSINVGGYAAEVIRAAILSVPKGQWEAAYMIGMSHQRALTRIILPQAARVSVPPLSNTFISLVKDTSLASLILVTELFREAQQVAAFSGQFMALYLEAALLYWVICLVLSSGQGVLEKRLDRYVAH, from the coding sequence ATGATCCACGGCGCCATCACGGGAACCATACCGCTGGCTCTGTCGTCGTTCGCGATCGGGCTGGTGCTGGCCCTCGCGCTGGCCCTGATGCGGTTGTCCAGGCGGCGTTGGCTGTCGTCGATCGCCCGGGTGTACATCTCTGTGGTGCGCGGCACCCCCCTGCTGGTGCAGCTGTTCGTGATCTTCTACGGCCTGCCGTCGCTCGGGGTCGTGATCGATCCCTGGCCCAGCGCCATCATCGCCTTCTCGATCAACGTCGGCGGTTACGCGGCCGAGGTGATCCGTGCGGCCATCCTCTCGGTGCCCAAGGGGCAGTGGGAAGCCGCCTACATGATCGGCATGTCGCACCAGCGCGCGCTCACCCGGATCATCCTGCCGCAGGCCGCGCGGGTGTCGGTGCCGCCGCTGTCGAACACCTTCATCAGCCTGGTCAAGGACACCTCGCTGGCCTCGCTGATCCTGGTCACCGAGCTGTTCCGCGAGGCCCAGCAGGTGGCGGCGTTCAGCGGGCAGTTCATGGCCCTCTACCTGGAGGCCGCCCTGCTGTACTGGGTGATCTGCCTCGTTCTGTCCAGTGGCCAGGGCGTGCTCGAAAAGCGATTGGACCGATATGTCGCCCACTGA
- a CDS encoding MerR family transcriptional regulator, with amino-acid sequence MKMAQLSTTSGVPVATIKYYLREGLLPAGEKSGPNQSLYGPDHLRRLRVIRGLLDVGGLSVTAARRVIDAIDSDLGLAHTFDIAQRTVSPQIDRKTLSPAAVAQVDEALSGWHVSPENPGRLAAARVLQTFAELGQPDLRGWVPGYAAAALAVAEADLDEVDARDDRESKTEMVVIGTVLGDALFAGLRRAAQEHVTATRYAGPPTPAAPTHSAAPTHSAAPTNL; translated from the coding sequence ATGAAGATGGCGCAGCTCAGCACGACCAGCGGGGTTCCCGTGGCGACGATCAAGTACTACCTCCGGGAGGGGCTGCTGCCCGCGGGAGAGAAAAGCGGTCCCAACCAGTCGCTGTACGGACCGGATCACCTGCGCCGGCTGCGGGTCATCCGGGGACTGCTCGACGTGGGCGGGCTCAGTGTCACTGCCGCCCGCCGGGTAATCGACGCCATCGACTCCGATCTGGGTCTCGCCCACACCTTTGACATCGCCCAGCGCACGGTCTCGCCCCAGATCGACCGCAAGACGCTGTCGCCGGCGGCAGTGGCACAGGTCGACGAGGCACTGAGCGGATGGCACGTGTCACCCGAGAATCCCGGTCGCCTGGCCGCCGCCCGGGTGCTGCAGACCTTCGCCGAGCTCGGCCAGCCCGACCTCCGCGGCTGGGTGCCCGGTTACGCGGCCGCGGCGCTCGCCGTGGCCGAGGCCGACCTCGACGAGGTCGACGCCCGAGACGACCGGGAATCCAAGACCGAGATGGTCGTCATCGGCACTGTGCTCGGCGATGCCCTCTTCGCCGGGCTGCGCCGGGCCGCCCAGGAGCACGTCACCGCGACGCGATACGCGGGACCGCCCACCCCTGCCGCACCGACCCACTCTGCTGCACCGACCCACTCTGCTGCACCGACCAACTTGTAA
- a CDS encoding amino acid ABC transporter ATP-binding protein, which produces MSPTDQTPPAQALLTVRGLQKSFGANQVLTSVDLTVAPGTVLALIGPSGSGKTTVLRCLNGLEIADGGTISVVGADDARHAPVTIDFAAAHGSRAGVPKKALINLRDQSAMVFQHYNLFPHKTVLENVMEGPVVVERRDRAEVEAEALALLERVGLGDKRDSYPFELSGGQQQRVGIVRALALRPTLLLFDEPTSALDPELVGDVLRLIKELAAEGWTMVIVTHELEFAREVATEVAFVDGGTIVEHGDPKEMLRNPKHERTRQFLHRLLFPF; this is translated from the coding sequence ATGTCGCCCACTGACCAGACTCCGCCCGCCCAGGCCCTGCTCACGGTTCGCGGCCTGCAGAAGAGCTTCGGCGCGAACCAGGTGCTCACCTCCGTCGACCTCACGGTGGCGCCAGGCACGGTCCTCGCGCTGATCGGCCCGTCCGGCTCCGGCAAGACCACGGTGCTGCGCTGCCTGAACGGGCTGGAAATAGCGGACGGCGGCACCATCAGCGTTGTCGGCGCCGACGACGCCAGGCATGCACCGGTCACCATCGACTTCGCCGCCGCGCACGGCTCCCGCGCCGGTGTGCCCAAGAAGGCGCTCATCAACCTGCGCGACCAGTCCGCGATGGTCTTCCAGCACTACAACCTGTTCCCGCACAAGACCGTGCTCGAGAACGTGATGGAAGGCCCCGTCGTCGTGGAGCGCCGAGATCGGGCCGAGGTCGAGGCCGAGGCGTTGGCGCTGCTCGAGCGGGTGGGCCTGGGCGACAAGCGTGACAGCTACCCGTTCGAGCTGTCCGGTGGCCAGCAGCAGCGGGTGGGCATCGTGCGCGCCCTGGCGCTCCGCCCCACCCTGCTGCTCTTCGACGAGCCGACCAGCGCGCTGGACCCCGAACTCGTCGGCGACGTGCTGCGCCTGATCAAGGAACTCGCGGCCGAGGGCTGGACCATGGTGATCGTCACCCACGAGCTCGAGTTCGCCCGGGAGGTGGCCACCGAGGTGGCCTTCGTCGACGGCGGCACCATCGTGGAGCACGGCGACCCCAAGGAGATGCTGCGGAACCCGAAGCACGAGCGCACCCGGCAGTTCCTGCACAGGCTACTCTTCCCTTTCTAG
- a CDS encoding M18 family aminopeptidase: MTSLSAYIDDFARFITASPSSYHAAAEAARRLGEAGFEQRDEAEDWTAGTSAGRYYVVRDGAIVAWVQPAGATPTTPFRILGSHTDSPGFKLKPKPTTGSYGWLQAGVEVYGGPLANSWLDRELELAGRLVTTDGEEYLVRTGPFLRIPQLAVHLDRTANESLTLDRQRHLNPVFGVGDLRQVDLVGHLAALAGVAGADVAGYDILTADTNPPARFGLNHELFAAGRMDNLSSVHAGLLALIEVSGNDETINVLAAFDHEELGSQSRSGASGPMLDDILSRIGDDLGATVSERKRAYADSWCVSADAGHAVHPNYPERHDPANLPLAGRGPLLKINGNQRYATDAAGAALWARASAAAGVSYQEFVSNNAIPCGSTIGPLTATRLGIRTVDVGIPLLSMHSARELAHVNDPFALSASIGAFFAGA; encoded by the coding sequence ATGACTTCACTCTCGGCATACATCGACGATTTCGCCCGCTTCATCACCGCGTCACCGTCGTCGTACCACGCGGCCGCGGAGGCGGCCAGGCGGCTGGGCGAGGCCGGCTTCGAGCAGCGGGACGAGGCCGAGGACTGGACGGCCGGCACGAGCGCCGGCCGCTACTACGTGGTGCGGGATGGCGCCATCGTCGCCTGGGTGCAACCGGCCGGGGCGACCCCGACAACGCCGTTCCGGATCCTGGGCTCGCACACCGACTCGCCAGGCTTCAAACTCAAGCCCAAGCCCACGACAGGCTCTTACGGCTGGCTGCAGGCCGGCGTCGAGGTCTACGGCGGACCGCTGGCCAACTCCTGGCTCGACCGCGAGCTCGAACTGGCCGGCCGGCTGGTCACCACAGACGGGGAGGAGTACCTGGTGCGCACAGGCCCGTTCCTGCGGATCCCGCAGCTGGCCGTGCACCTGGACCGAACTGCCAACGAGTCCCTCACCCTGGACCGGCAACGGCACCTCAACCCGGTATTCGGGGTGGGCGACCTTCGCCAGGTGGACCTGGTCGGGCACCTGGCCGCGCTCGCCGGGGTCGCCGGTGCGGATGTCGCCGGGTACGACATCCTCACCGCCGACACCAACCCGCCGGCGCGGTTCGGCCTGAATCACGAGCTGTTCGCCGCCGGCCGGATGGACAACCTCTCGTCGGTGCACGCCGGCTTGCTGGCGCTCATCGAGGTGTCGGGGAACGACGAGACCATCAATGTGCTCGCCGCGTTCGACCACGAGGAGCTGGGGTCGCAGTCCAGGTCGGGGGCGAGCGGGCCGATGCTCGACGACATCCTCAGCCGCATCGGCGATGACCTCGGGGCCACGGTGTCCGAGCGGAAGCGCGCCTACGCCGACTCCTGGTGCGTCTCGGCCGATGCCGGCCACGCCGTGCACCCGAACTACCCCGAGCGGCACGATCCGGCCAACCTGCCGCTGGCCGGCCGGGGTCCGCTGCTGAAGATCAACGGCAACCAGCGCTACGCCACTGATGCGGCCGGCGCGGCCCTCTGGGCGCGCGCGAGCGCGGCGGCGGGCGTGTCGTACCAGGAGTTCGTGTCGAACAACGCGATTCCCTGCGGCTCCACCATCGGGCCGCTCACGGCGACCCGGCTGGGCATCCGCACCGTGGATGTGGGCATCCCGTTGCTCTCGATGCACTCGGCCCGCGAACTTGCGCACGTGAACGACCCGTTCGCGCTCTCCGCGTCGATCGGCGCGTTCTTCGCCGGAGCGTAA
- a CDS encoding ADP-ribosylglycohydrolase family protein, which translates to MKLSMVQHDRSAAVLLGMACGDALGAGYAYAGPLPPSAVVGMRGRSANWARGEWTDYTALAIPVARAAAEGLDLRDESTLDLITAEWVDWSNTAPFAGLQLGAALSGPDPTAAGVRAAARAQHERIGRSAGNGCLIRTAPVALAYLHDPEALAAAARTLSDLTHCETDAGDACVLWGLAIRHAVLTGDLDLRVGLGTLSPGRRELWSARIDHAERRQPRDFTRNGWVVQALQGAWSAIVHTDAGTETGAAGGQYRLGVEAAVRGGGNTDAVAGIAGALLAATWGLTAVPSEWRRLVQGWPGLRGADLVRLSVLAAHSRDTNEAGERDTFRLHAVK; encoded by the coding sequence ATGAAATTGTCGATGGTTCAACACGATCGTTCGGCCGCTGTTTTGCTGGGCATGGCCTGCGGTGATGCCCTGGGTGCCGGTTACGCCTACGCCGGGCCGCTGCCGCCGTCCGCAGTGGTGGGGATGCGCGGACGCAGCGCGAACTGGGCGCGCGGGGAGTGGACGGACTATACCGCCCTGGCGATCCCGGTGGCGCGGGCCGCGGCCGAAGGGCTCGACCTCCGGGACGAGTCGACCCTGGACCTGATCACCGCGGAGTGGGTGGACTGGTCCAACACGGCGCCGTTCGCCGGGCTCCAGCTCGGTGCCGCGCTGTCCGGGCCCGATCCGACGGCCGCCGGGGTGCGCGCGGCCGCCCGTGCGCAGCACGAACGCATCGGCCGCAGCGCCGGCAATGGTTGCCTGATCCGCACGGCTCCGGTGGCCTTGGCGTACCTGCACGACCCGGAAGCCCTCGCCGCCGCCGCCCGCACGTTGAGCGACCTCACCCACTGCGAGACCGACGCCGGTGACGCCTGTGTGCTCTGGGGGCTCGCCATCCGGCACGCCGTGCTGACCGGCGACCTCGACCTGCGGGTGGGGCTCGGCACGCTCTCGCCCGGCCGCCGCGAGCTCTGGTCGGCCCGGATCGACCACGCCGAACGCCGGCAGCCGCGCGACTTCACCCGTAACGGCTGGGTCGTGCAGGCGCTGCAGGGCGCCTGGTCCGCGATCGTGCACACCGATGCGGGCACGGAGACCGGCGCCGCCGGCGGACAGTACCGGCTCGGCGTCGAGGCGGCCGTGCGGGGCGGCGGCAACACCGACGCCGTGGCCGGCATCGCCGGTGCGCTGTTGGCCGCCACGTGGGGCCTGACCGCGGTGCCCAGCGAATGGCGCCGGCTGGTGCAGGGCTGGCCGGGCCTGCGCGGAGCCGATCTGGTGCGCCTGTCGGTGCTCGCCGCGCACAGCCGAGACACCAACGAGGCCGGCGAACGCGACACCTTTCGGCTCCACGCAGTGAAGTGA
- a CDS encoding ATP-dependent DNA helicase RecQ: MARNVATGSTGSTEARTNTRAAALDILRTLVGRTDADFHEGQYEAIETLVDQRRRALVVQRTGWGKSAVYFVSTLLLRRQGAGPTILVSPLLALMRDQVAAAARAGVRAVSINSANAHEWPDVLAALRADEVDVLLVSPERLNNPSFRDEQLPALLERAGLLVVDEAHCISDWGHDFRPDYRRLRDLIAAMPVGVPVLATTATANSRVVTDVAEQVSTSSTQGWGSDVVTIRGPLARASLRLGVLRLPDSRARLAWLLSHLAELPGSGIIYTLTVSAAEDTARLLRDAGHAVRAYTGQTDTAEREESEGLLKANQVKALVATSALGMGFDKPDLGFVLHLGAPSSPVAYYQQVGRAGRATENADVLLLPGVEDEAIWQYFATSSMPSRHKAEAVLAALGANGGAPLSTPALEARVDLRRSPLELLLKVLDVDGAVRRVTGGWLATGQPWVYDSDRYERIGAARVSEQNAMLAYERLTGCRMEFLQRALDDDTAVPCGRCDNCTSPWYPAEVQADAASTAAAALDRVGVALEPRAQWPTGADRLGVTAKGRIDPGDRVLPGRSLARLTDLGWGNTLREIFAPGTPDAPASAPLKAACVRVLAEWGWTERPVGVVAMPSRSHPLLVASVAAELSRVGRLPLLGTLSLVGAGPAGESGGNSAYRLSSVWGAFEVGPELAANLTAVLGEAAGPVLLVDDLGDSRWTITVAGRLLRRAGAPAVLPFTLAQRS, translated from the coding sequence ATGGCCAGAAACGTCGCAACCGGCTCCACCGGCTCCACCGAGGCTAGGACGAACACGCGCGCGGCCGCTCTCGACATCCTGCGCACCCTGGTCGGCCGCACGGACGCGGATTTCCACGAGGGCCAGTACGAGGCCATCGAGACCCTCGTCGACCAGCGCCGCCGGGCCCTCGTGGTGCAGCGCACAGGCTGGGGCAAGTCGGCGGTGTACTTCGTATCCACCCTGTTGCTCCGCCGCCAGGGCGCCGGGCCCACCATCCTGGTGTCGCCGTTGCTCGCGCTGATGCGCGATCAGGTGGCCGCCGCCGCCCGCGCCGGCGTGCGGGCGGTGTCGATCAACTCCGCCAACGCCCACGAGTGGCCCGACGTGCTTGCTGCGCTCCGCGCCGACGAGGTGGACGTGCTGCTGGTCTCGCCCGAACGGTTGAACAACCCGTCCTTCCGCGACGAGCAGCTGCCGGCGCTGCTCGAGCGGGCCGGCCTGCTCGTGGTCGACGAGGCGCACTGCATTTCGGACTGGGGCCACGATTTCCGGCCGGACTACCGGCGGCTGCGTGACCTGATCGCCGCGATGCCGGTGGGAGTGCCCGTGCTGGCCACCACGGCCACGGCCAACAGCCGGGTGGTGACGGATGTGGCGGAGCAGGTCTCGACAAGCTCGACCCAAGGGTGGGGCAGCGACGTCGTCACCATCCGCGGCCCGCTCGCCCGCGCGTCGCTACGGCTGGGCGTGCTGCGGCTGCCGGACTCCCGCGCCCGGCTGGCCTGGCTGCTCAGCCATCTGGCCGAGTTGCCCGGCAGCGGCATCATCTACACCCTCACGGTCTCGGCCGCCGAAGACACCGCCCGGCTGCTGCGGGACGCCGGCCACGCCGTACGCGCGTACACGGGCCAGACCGACACCGCCGAACGGGAGGAGTCCGAGGGGCTGCTCAAGGCCAACCAGGTGAAGGCCCTCGTGGCCACCAGCGCCCTGGGCATGGGCTTCGACAAGCCGGACCTGGGCTTCGTGCTGCACCTGGGGGCTCCCAGTTCCCCGGTGGCCTACTACCAGCAGGTCGGCCGCGCCGGCCGCGCCACCGAGAACGCCGACGTGCTGTTGCTGCCCGGGGTGGAGGACGAAGCCATCTGGCAGTACTTCGCCACCTCGTCGATGCCCAGCCGGCACAAGGCTGAGGCGGTTCTCGCGGCGCTCGGCGCCAATGGGGGCGCCCCGCTGTCCACACCGGCCCTGGAGGCCAGGGTGGACCTGCGCCGCTCACCGCTGGAGTTGCTGCTCAAGGTACTCGACGTGGACGGCGCCGTGCGCCGGGTGACCGGCGGCTGGCTGGCCACCGGGCAGCCCTGGGTGTACGACAGCGACCGTTACGAACGCATCGGCGCGGCGCGGGTCAGCGAGCAGAACGCGATGCTCGCCTACGAACGCCTCACCGGCTGCCGGATGGAGTTTCTGCAGCGCGCCCTCGACGACGACACCGCGGTGCCCTGCGGCCGCTGCGACAACTGCACCTCCCCCTGGTATCCCGCCGAGGTGCAGGCCGACGCGGCGAGCACCGCCGCCGCCGCCCTGGACCGGGTGGGCGTGGCCCTGGAGCCCCGGGCGCAGTGGCCCACCGGCGCCGACCGGCTCGGCGTCACCGCCAAGGGCCGCATCGATCCGGGCGACCGGGTGCTGCCCGGGCGCTCGCTGGCCCGGCTCACCGACCTGGGCTGGGGCAACACCCTGCGTGAGATTTTCGCGCCCGGCACCCCGGATGCTCCCGCCTCCGCACCGCTGAAGGCCGCCTGTGTGCGGGTGCTCGCGGAGTGGGGCTGGACCGAACGGCCCGTGGGCGTGGTGGCCATGCCGTCCCGCTCGCATCCGCTGCTGGTGGCCTCGGTGGCCGCCGAACTCAGCCGGGTGGGACGCCTGCCGCTCCTGGGCACCCTGAGCCTGGTCGGCGCCGGGCCCGCCGGGGAGTCCGGCGGCAACAGCGCCTACAGGCTCTCCAGCGTCTGGGGAGCGTTCGAGGTGGGCCCGGAGCTCGCGGCGAACCTCACCGCGGTCCTCGGCGAGGCCGCCGGGCCGGTGTTGCTCGTCGACGACCTCGGTGACAGCCGGTGGACGATCACGGTCGCCGGTCGGCTGCTCCGGCGCGCGGGCGCGCCGGCGGTTCTGCCGTTCACCCTGGCGCAGCGTTCCTGA
- a CDS encoding Pr6Pr family membrane protein, whose amino-acid sequence MNSEAAPARLDDSPTPLRRIVGVLRILLAVLVLAAVVTQITDQILNDAFDPAAYFGFFTIQSSLMNVVVLVVGGVLALRVAAEPELLARVRMSTLSYAVITGVVYNLLLRNLPADGSFVGLDWPNEVLHVWAPALILLDWLLAPGRPALAWKRIWFALIYPLAWLAYALLRGTFTDWWTYPFLNPGEPGGWPSVLLYIVVIAGVIIAISAAAIGLSRLGRREPALLEPDPV is encoded by the coding sequence GTGAATTCCGAAGCTGCGCCCGCCAGGCTCGACGACTCCCCGACTCCCCTCAGACGCATCGTGGGGGTGTTGCGGATCCTGCTGGCCGTGCTCGTGCTGGCCGCCGTCGTAACCCAGATCACCGACCAGATTCTGAACGACGCGTTCGATCCCGCTGCCTACTTCGGTTTCTTCACCATCCAGTCCAGCCTGATGAACGTGGTGGTGCTCGTCGTGGGCGGGGTGCTCGCCCTGCGCGTGGCCGCCGAACCCGAGTTGCTGGCGCGGGTGCGGATGTCCACACTCTCGTACGCCGTGATCACCGGAGTGGTCTACAACCTGTTGCTGCGCAACCTGCCCGCCGACGGCAGCTTCGTGGGGCTGGACTGGCCCAACGAGGTGCTGCACGTGTGGGCGCCCGCGCTGATCCTGCTCGACTGGCTGCTGGCGCCGGGCCGCCCGGCGCTGGCCTGGAAGCGGATCTGGTTCGCCCTGATCTACCCGCTGGCTTGGCTGGCCTACGCGCTGCTCCGCGGCACGTTCACCGACTGGTGGACCTACCCGTTCCTGAACCCGGGTGAACCGGGCGGCTGGCCGTCGGTGCTGCTGTACATCGTCGTCATCGCCGGGGTGATCATCGCGATTTCGGCCGCGGCCATCGGGCTGAGCCGGCTGGGGCGCCGCGAGCCGGCGCTGTTGGAGCCCGACCCGGTCTGA
- a CDS encoding amino acid ABC transporter substrate-binding protein, with protein sequence MKRHLVSATVLTLAAAVALTGCSGSAGDSGSDGATAGTDDSLSSVLESGTLTVGTEGTYRPFSFHADGSGDLTGYDVEVATAVAAELGVEVTFEETQWDAIFAGLEAGRFDTIANQVSITPEREQSYTFSTPYTYSTGVIVVPEDNTDITSFTSLAGKTTAQSLTSNWNTLATESGATVQGVEGWAQSVALVEQGRVDATINDKLTYLDYKKQTGAAGLKVAAETEDRSESAFAFTQDGTALAAAVSDALATLSENGTLAAISDAYFGADVSK encoded by the coding sequence ATGAAGCGCCACCTCGTCTCCGCCACCGTCCTCACCCTCGCCGCAGCGGTGGCCCTGACCGGATGCAGCGGCTCCGCCGGTGACTCCGGCAGCGACGGCGCCACGGCCGGAACCGACGACTCACTGAGCTCGGTGCTCGAGTCCGGCACGCTGACCGTCGGAACCGAAGGGACCTACCGCCCGTTCTCCTTCCACGCCGACGGCTCCGGCGACCTCACCGGCTACGACGTCGAGGTGGCCACGGCCGTCGCCGCCGAGCTGGGCGTCGAGGTCACCTTCGAAGAGACCCAGTGGGATGCCATCTTCGCCGGCCTGGAGGCCGGCCGGTTCGACACCATCGCCAACCAGGTGTCGATCACCCCGGAGCGCGAGCAGTCCTACACGTTCTCCACCCCGTACACCTACTCCACCGGCGTGATCGTGGTACCGGAGGACAACACCGACATCACCTCGTTCACGAGCCTCGCCGGCAAGACCACCGCCCAGTCGCTCACCAGCAACTGGAACACCCTGGCCACCGAGAGCGGCGCCACCGTGCAGGGCGTCGAGGGCTGGGCGCAGTCGGTCGCGCTGGTCGAGCAGGGCCGCGTCGACGCCACCATCAACGACAAACTCACCTACCTCGACTACAAGAAGCAGACCGGCGCCGCCGGGCTCAAGGTCGCCGCCGAGACCGAGGACCGCTCCGAGAGCGCGTTCGCGTTCACCCAGGACGGCACCGCACTGGCCGCCGCCGTCTCTGACGCCCTGGCCACGCTGAGCGAGAACGGCACGCTCGCCGCCATTTCCGACGCCTACTTCGGGGCCGACGTCTCGAAGTGA